CACCGGACGGCGCAAGAACGCGATCGCCAAGGTTTGGCTGATCAGCCCCGGCCAGGGGCAGATCACCATCAACGCCCGGCCGATGGACGAATATGTGGGCCGCGATACGCTGGGGATGCTGGTGCGCGAGCCGCTGGAGCTGACCGACACCCTGGGGCGCTTCGACGTCAAGGCCAGCGCCGTCGGCGGCGGCGTCAGCGGCCAAGCGGGCGCCGTGCGCCACGGCATCGCCCGCGCCCTCGTCAGCTACGACGAGAACCTGCGCTCGCCCCTGCGCCGCTCGGGCCTGCTGACCCGCGACTCGCGCATCAAGGAGCGCAAGAAGTACGGCCGCAAGCGCGCTCGCCGCGGCTTCCAGTGGACCAAGCGCTGAGCAGGAAGGCGGGTGGTCACCGCCGGCCGGCCGGGCCGGGTCGGTGGCGTGATTGTGGAATAACCGAGCGAGTGTGATCGCCAA
Above is a window of Armatimonadota bacterium DNA encoding:
- the rpsI gene encoding 30S ribosomal protein S9, with translation MMADRYYGTGRRKNAIAKVWLISPGQGQITINARPMDEYVGRDTLGMLVREPLELTDTLGRFDVKASAVGGGVSGQAGAVRHGIARALVSYDENLRSPLRRSGLLTRDSRIKERKKYGRKRARRGFQWTKR